The genomic segment CTTACTTGTCGAGACGAGACGGACTGCGTTACACATGTTCGCGATCGCAATCCGTTCGATAGCCGACGCTGCGTCCGTCAGACTCAAATCGAGCGGATCTGCGATGTCTCGGCTGATTACCTCTCTAGACGGCTTCGACGTTGCTTTCATGTCCCCTCCGAGGAAGTTGTCCGGATCAACCCAGCCGAGAACGACGTTTGCATCGGTCGTTGTCGGTTTATCCCCTCCCCGCATGTAACAGGCAGGGCCCGGATCAGCTCCCTGGCTTTTAGGACCAACACGAAGCGATCCACCTTCGTCGATCCAAGCCACGGAGCCACCACCGGAACCGATCGTCTCGATGTCAGTCGTCGGAAACATGATCGGATATCCGTACTCGACAGCCCACTCATCAGTCGTCTCGACATCGCCCTGGTAGGTGAGCGAAACGTCCGCGCTCGTCCCGCCCATGTCGAACCCGATCGCGTTCTCGAACCCACATTGCTCAGCGATATATTGGCCTGCGATCGCGCCTGCGGTCGGCCCCGAGTTGGCGATACGTGCAGCATAGTATGCGATGGCGTCCGTCGTCATGACACCGCCACCTGAATGCATTGCGAGGACATCGCCGTCGTATCCGCGTTCACTCAGTTGGGACGAAAGATCGACCAGGTACTCCTGGACGACTGGAACGAGTGCTGCATTGATCACAGTGGTACTCGTTCGCTCGTGCTCGAACATTTCAGGCAGAATCTCGTGGGACGTACACACGAAGGCGTCCGGATGCTCCTCGGCGACAATCTCCTCGAGTCGCCTCTCGTGGTCGCCGTTAGCATAGGCGTTGATCAGCGAAATGGCGATCGTGTCGATTCCACGTCTTTTGAAGATACGAACCACCTCTCGCGCCTCTTCCTCATCGAGTGGTTCGACGACAGTCCCGTTGTAATCGATCCGTTCAGATACCTCAAGCCGATCTCGTCGCTTGACATACGGATCAGCTACGTCTTCGTAGGTGTCCCAGATATCCTCTTTCGTTCCATCTCGGATCTCAAGAACGTCTCGGAACCCCTCGGTTGTGATCAAGCCAACTCGTGGCAGTTCTCGCTCGATTAATGCGTTCATCCCAACAGTCGATCCGTGGGAAAAGAAATCGAGCGCGCTGACGTCCAGTTCGGATTTCGTCAAGCCGTTTATCACACCCTCCGCTGGATTGGCTGGTGTCGATGGTGTTTTTTCGATTTCGATGTCTCCTGTTTCCTCATCGAAGACGATCACATCTGTAAACGTGCCACCAATGTCCACGCCAGAGCGTTTCATGTTACCATCACACCAGCATAGTGT from the Natrinema sp. HArc-T2 genome contains:
- a CDS encoding hydantoinase/oxoprolinase family protein, translated to MKRSGVDIGGTFTDVIVFDEETGDIEIEKTPSTPANPAEGVINGLTKSELDVSALDFFSHGSTVGMNALIERELPRVGLITTEGFRDVLEIRDGTKEDIWDTYEDVADPYVKRRDRLEVSERIDYNGTVVEPLDEEEAREVVRIFKRRGIDTIAISLINAYANGDHERRLEEIVAEEHPDAFVCTSHEILPEMFEHERTSTTVINAALVPVVQEYLVDLSSQLSERGYDGDVLAMHSGGGVMTTDAIAYYAARIANSGPTAGAIAGQYIAEQCGFENAIGFDMGGTSADVSLTYQGDVETTDEWAVEYGYPIMFPTTDIETIGSGGGSVAWIDEGGSLRVGPKSQGADPGPACYMRGGDKPTTTDANVVLGWVDPDNFLGGDMKATSKPSREVISRDIADPLDLSLTDAASAIERIAIANMCNAVRLVSTSKGYDPREFALVAFGGAGPLHAASVARNMNIPKVIVPPYPGINSALGCLLVDVEHDLSRTFIADATEDVTEDIETAFAEMEAEIEERLDEEGIDRNRTRMDHELKMRYTGQWRSLSVPCSRPIESMDAIRDKFHREHERVYAYSDEEQSIEFYGLRVTGRGIVEKPSFPELESEGLNDAHKGTREAYFEEVGEYVETDVYNRGKLGAGASFSGPAIVEQMDSTTVVPPNAKAEVEETGNLIITV